One window of the Planctomycetia bacterium genome contains the following:
- a CDS encoding nicotinate-nucleotide adenylyltransferase has protein sequence MRVGIFGGSFDPVHIGHLILAEQCLEQGMLDRVDFVPAPRPPHKAQGTHASFEQRAQMLSAALQGHSQFSVNTCEQNRPGLSYTVDTLRHLHTSEPGNEWYLILGMDSVHDLETWRDPQGIAKLCTLMIVKRPGIKLDEPPEYFRSHYVDAPLIEISSTDIRQRVADQRSIRYLVPDSVRTIIEKEKWYRPVSG, from the coding sequence ATGCGTGTTGGCATCTTTGGCGGTTCATTTGATCCTGTCCACATCGGACATCTCATCCTTGCCGAGCAGTGTCTGGAACAAGGCATGCTGGATCGTGTCGATTTTGTTCCTGCCCCACGACCGCCGCATAAAGCGCAAGGTACCCATGCCAGCTTCGAGCAACGCGCTCAGATGTTATCTGCGGCACTCCAGGGACATAGCCAGTTTAGTGTAAACACTTGTGAACAGAATCGGCCTGGATTGAGTTACACGGTAGACACGCTGCGCCATCTGCACACCAGCGAACCAGGGAATGAGTGGTATCTGATTTTAGGCATGGACAGTGTACATGATCTGGAAACGTGGCGCGACCCACAGGGAATAGCAAAGCTCTGCACGTTGATGATTGTCAAGCGTCCAGGCATCAAACTGGATGAGCCACCTGAGTATTTCCGTTCGCACTATGTCGATGCACCATTGATCGAAATCTCCAGTACCGACATCAGGCAGCGAGTGGCAGATCAGAGGTCGATACGATACCTTGTCCCTGATTCTGTGAGAACAATTATTGAGAAAGAAAAATGGTACCGCCCTGTCAGCGGATAA
- a CDS encoding PQQ-binding-like beta-propeller repeat protein, whose product MLRPVALLLFALSSLASAVGDEPVRHRVLAADRATGKIAIIGMDGNVEWEYPCKHDVHDLHLLPNGNILTHLNHTEVVEINPKKEIVWKYQAQPREGYTGKIEIHAFQRLNDGTTMIAESGNGRIIEVDKGGKIVKQFPLALKNPHYHRDTRMARVLTNGHYLVCHEGDGCVREYNSRGKLIWEFYLDLNDRPRSNGHGPEGHGVEVYGAVRLSNGNTLIAGGNNNRVLEVTPEKKIVWQVDQKDLPGITLAWVTTLQVLPNGHIIIGNCHAGKENPQLIEIDRKKRVVWTFNNQKEFGNNLASAQLLDVKGAVIR is encoded by the coding sequence ATGTTGCGACCTGTTGCATTACTGCTGTTCGCTTTAAGTTCACTGGCATCAGCAGTTGGTGACGAACCAGTACGTCACAGGGTGCTGGCGGCAGACCGTGCTACGGGGAAGATTGCCATCATCGGCATGGATGGCAATGTCGAATGGGAATATCCCTGCAAACACGATGTTCACGATCTTCATCTCCTGCCCAACGGCAACATTCTCACGCATCTGAATCACACTGAAGTAGTCGAAATCAATCCCAAGAAAGAAATTGTCTGGAAGTACCAGGCTCAGCCTCGAGAGGGTTACACCGGCAAGATCGAAATCCATGCGTTTCAACGTCTGAATGATGGCACAACCATGATCGCTGAATCGGGAAATGGCAGAATCATCGAAGTCGACAAGGGTGGAAAGATCGTCAAACAGTTTCCATTGGCACTGAAGAATCCTCATTATCATCGTGACACGAGAATGGCTCGCGTGCTGACCAATGGCCATTACCTGGTATGTCATGAAGGTGATGGCTGTGTGCGCGAGTATAATTCTCGAGGCAAACTGATTTGGGAATTCTATCTCGACCTGAATGACCGCCCGCGCAGCAATGGCCATGGGCCGGAAGGTCACGGCGTGGAGGTTTATGGAGCTGTGCGATTGTCGAATGGTAATACGCTGATTGCAGGAGGTAATAACAACCGCGTTCTGGAGGTAACACCAGAAAAGAAAATCGTCTGGCAGGTTGACCAGAAAGACCTCCCTGGTATCACACTAGCCTGGGTAACCACCCTTCAGGTTCTCCCCAATGGGCATATCATCATTGGCAACTGTCATGCTGGCAAGGAAAACCCGCAACTGATTGAAATCGACCGTAAGAAACGAGTCGTCTGGACATTCAACAATCAGAAGGAGTTCGGCAACAATCTGGCTTCAGCCCAGTTGCTTGATGTGAAGGGAGCTGTTATCCGCTGA
- a CDS encoding DUF1926 domain-containing protein encodes MPLRFAFALHDHQPVGNFDSVMSQAYNDAYFPFLDIISQYPELAFSLHVSGPLLEWLERNKPDHLGDLKELVKAGQLEILGGAYYEPILPLLPRRDRVGQIRRYTEKLKSVFNCDVRGMWLAERVWEPSLVTDLLEADIEYTLLDDYHFKQAGMEEDDLHGYFLTEDQGFLLRIFPISEPLRYMVPWKDPSEAIAYLDLLAETYPDSVVVCADDGEKFGSWPGTNTLCYQNQWLTKFFDLLLERQEQEKIQLVTLSQALDETPPLNTIYLPECSYREMTEWALPTSRQLKRQKLLKQFEGKGVQEEIKNNLRGGIWRNFASKYPEVREMQARMIEVSDHVAAAASNPSIETAIHELYRGQCNCPYWHGAFGGLYLPHLRQAIFKHLISADNVCLPDDVAAGQRVDIELHDFNLDGRRELRIATALYVAYFCPHQGGMLYELDIRPVKYNLLATMTRRPEPYHETIKQIGSSKVQAGVNPGQPAQFKQAELDQQLVYDKYPRKSLIDHFFPLDTTLENVVKHNEEELGDFVQGPYIRRLIDRDTHQRLRLYRQGKVRSDTVHVSKEIVASATANTLTVRYRLDDLPAKPDYYFAVEFNFAGFPSDQDDRYYYHAGKKNAGPTQTLIDLKSTDHLGVVDEYLGLDCRLQTSSPAGIWAFPIRTVSQSEAGFELVHQGVTMIAYFQPQPDPAGHWEVEVVLKIDAHRRKSG; translated from the coding sequence ATGCCATTACGCTTCGCCTTTGCGCTGCACGATCATCAGCCTGTCGGCAATTTCGACAGCGTGATGTCCCAGGCTTATAACGACGCCTATTTTCCATTTCTCGATATTATCAGCCAGTATCCTGAACTCGCCTTCAGCCTGCATGTTAGCGGGCCGCTTCTCGAATGGCTCGAACGCAACAAGCCCGATCATCTTGGTGATCTGAAAGAACTCGTCAAAGCCGGTCAGCTTGAAATTCTGGGTGGTGCATACTACGAACCCATTCTACCGTTGCTGCCACGTCGCGATCGTGTGGGGCAGATTCGTCGTTATACTGAAAAACTCAAATCGGTATTTAATTGTGATGTCCGCGGCATGTGGCTCGCAGAACGTGTCTGGGAACCGAGCCTGGTGACCGATCTTCTCGAAGCTGATATTGAGTATACCCTACTAGATGATTATCACTTCAAGCAAGCTGGCATGGAAGAAGACGACCTGCATGGCTACTTCCTGACCGAAGACCAGGGATTTCTGCTTCGTATCTTCCCTATCAGCGAACCACTGCGCTACATGGTTCCCTGGAAAGATCCTTCGGAAGCCATTGCCTATCTCGATCTGCTGGCAGAAACCTATCCTGATTCGGTAGTCGTCTGTGCGGATGATGGCGAAAAATTTGGCTCATGGCCTGGCACCAATACCTTGTGCTACCAGAATCAATGGCTCACGAAATTCTTTGACCTGCTGCTCGAACGGCAGGAACAGGAAAAGATACAACTGGTTACGTTGTCGCAGGCGTTGGATGAAACTCCGCCTCTCAATACCATCTATCTGCCTGAATGCAGCTACCGCGAAATGACCGAATGGGCTTTACCAACAAGCAGGCAACTCAAACGACAGAAGTTGTTGAAGCAGTTTGAAGGCAAGGGTGTGCAGGAAGAAATCAAGAATAACCTGCGTGGCGGCATTTGGAGAAACTTCGCTTCCAAGTACCCTGAAGTGCGCGAGATGCAGGCTCGAATGATTGAGGTCAGCGATCACGTTGCTGCCGCTGCATCCAATCCTTCGATTGAGACAGCGATTCATGAACTCTATCGCGGCCAATGCAACTGCCCTTACTGGCATGGGGCGTTCGGCGGATTGTATCTGCCTCACCTACGCCAAGCCATTTTCAAGCATTTAATATCGGCGGACAATGTTTGTCTGCCTGACGATGTGGCTGCAGGTCAGCGGGTGGATATTGAACTGCATGATTTCAACCTGGATGGGCGGCGCGAACTGCGCATTGCTACGGCACTCTATGTTGCTTACTTCTGCCCGCATCAGGGTGGCATGCTTTACGAACTGGATATCAGGCCAGTGAAATACAACCTGCTGGCAACTATGACCCGCCGGCCCGAACCTTACCATGAAACGATCAAGCAGATCGGTTCGAGCAAGGTACAAGCGGGAGTCAATCCCGGGCAGCCGGCACAGTTCAAACAGGCTGAACTGGATCAGCAGCTGGTGTATGACAAGTATCCTCGCAAAAGTCTGATCGATCATTTCTTTCCTCTCGATACCACACTGGAAAACGTGGTGAAGCACAACGAGGAAGAATTGGGAGATTTTGTTCAAGGCCCATACATCAGGCGATTGATCGACCGTGACACACATCAAAGACTGCGTCTGTATCGACAGGGTAAAGTACGCAGCGATACCGTGCATGTTTCCAAGGAAATTGTCGCATCGGCAACCGCCAATACTTTAACAGTGCGTTATCGACTGGATGATTTGCCTGCCAAGCCAGATTATTATTTTGCTGTCGAATTCAATTTCGCAGGATTTCCATCAGATCAAGATGATCGCTACTATTATCATGCTGGCAAGAAGAATGCAGGCCCAACTCAGACATTGATTGATTTGAAATCTACCGATCATCTGGGCGTAGTAGATGAATACCTGGGGCTGGACTGCAGGTTGCAGACATCATCACCCGCAGGCATCTGGGCATTTCCAATAAGAACTGTCAGCCAGTCTGAAGCAGGATTTGAACTGGTACACCAGGGCGTTACGATGATTGCTTACTTCCAGCCACAACCGGACCCAGCCGGACACTGGGAAGTTGAAGTCGTATTAAAAATAGATGCACACCGACGTAAATCAGGTTAG